One window of Suricata suricatta isolate VVHF042 chromosome 6, meerkat_22Aug2017_6uvM2_HiC, whole genome shotgun sequence genomic DNA carries:
- the TMEM174 gene encoding transmembrane protein 174 isoform X2 — MRTMEQGSSPAEDFPLNVFSVTPYTPSTADIQVSDDDKAGATLLFSGIFLGLVGITFTIMGWIKYQGVSHFEWTQLLGPILLSVGVTFILIAVCKFKMLSCHVCKENEERVLDSEQTAGGQSFVFTGINQPITFHGATVVQYIPPPYGSQEPLGINATYLQPVVNPCGLIPPGGVVTATPSPPQYYTIYPPENAAFVGEQDYPSTVAGANDR, encoded by the exons ATGCGGACCATGGAGCAGGGCAGCAGCCCCGCGGAGGACTTCCCTCTTAACGTGTTTTCGGTCACTCCTTACACACCCAGTACTGCTGACATCCAGGTGTCGGATGATGACAAGGCAGGGGCCACCTTGCTCTTCTCAGGCATCTTCCTGGGACTAGTGGGGATCACCTTCACCATCATGGGCTGGATCAAATACCAAGGTGTCTCTCACTTTGAATGGACCCAGCTCCTTGGACCCATCCTGCTGTCAGTCGGTGTGACATTCATCCTGATTGCTGTGTGCAAGTTCAAAATGCTCTCCTGCCACGTGtgcaaagaaaatgaggaaagggtCCTGGATTCGGAGCAGACAGCAGGAGGACAATCATTTGTTTTCACTGGTATCAACCAGCCCATCACCTTCCATGGGGCCACTGTGGTGCAATATATCCCTCCTCCCTATGGCTCTCAAGAGCCCCTTGGGATCAACGCAACCTACCTGCAGCCAGTGGTGAACCCCTGTGGTCTCATACCACCTGGAGGGGTGGTGACGGCCACGCCAAGTCCTCCTCAGTACTACACCATCTACCCTCCAGAGAACGCCGCGTTTGTTGGCGAGCAAGACTACCCTTCGACTGTGGCTGGTGCAAATGACAG ATGA
- the TMEM174 gene encoding transmembrane protein 174 isoform X1, with amino-acid sequence MRTMEQGSSPAEDFPLNVFSVTPYTPSTADIQVSDDDKAGATLLFSGIFLGLVGITFTIMGWIKYQGVSHFEWTQLLGPILLSVGVTFILIAVCKFKMLSCHVCKENEERVLDSEQTAGGQSFVFTGINQPITFHGATVVQYIPPPYGSQEPLGINATYLQPVVNPCGLIPPGGVVTATPSPPQYYTIYPPENAAFVGEQDYPSTVAGANDRSSPDADQLEETQPGEEDSGCFSPPPYEEIYSFPR; translated from the exons ATGCGGACCATGGAGCAGGGCAGCAGCCCCGCGGAGGACTTCCCTCTTAACGTGTTTTCGGTCACTCCTTACACACCCAGTACTGCTGACATCCAGGTGTCGGATGATGACAAGGCAGGGGCCACCTTGCTCTTCTCAGGCATCTTCCTGGGACTAGTGGGGATCACCTTCACCATCATGGGCTGGATCAAATACCAAGGTGTCTCTCACTTTGAATGGACCCAGCTCCTTGGACCCATCCTGCTGTCAGTCGGTGTGACATTCATCCTGATTGCTGTGTGCAAGTTCAAAATGCTCTCCTGCCACGTGtgcaaagaaaatgaggaaagggtCCTGGATTCGGAGCAGACAGCAGGAGGACAATCATTTGTTTTCACTGGTATCAACCAGCCCATCACCTTCCATGGGGCCACTGTGGTGCAATATATCCCTCCTCCCTATGGCTCTCAAGAGCCCCTTGGGATCAACGCAACCTACCTGCAGCCAGTGGTGAACCCCTGTGGTCTCATACCACCTGGAGGGGTGGTGACGGCCACGCCAAGTCCTCCTCAGTACTACACCATCTACCCTCCAGAGAACGCCGCGTTTGTTGGCGAGCAAGACTACCCTTCGACTGTGGCTGGTGCAAATGACAG GTCCAGCCCTGATGCTGACCAGCTGGAAGAGACACAGCCGGGAGAAGAGGACTCCGgctgcttctctcctcctccctatGAGGAAATATACTCCTTCCCTCGCTAG